Genomic DNA from Etheostoma cragini isolate CJK2018 chromosome 7, CSU_Ecrag_1.0, whole genome shotgun sequence:
cacactgctctgCTGCTGCCCAGCCTTCCATTGATGGCGGGGAGAGCACTACTCCTCCTGTTCCTTGCTGCAGATGGAAGCTGAAAGCTTAAAAAATATCCTGGGCAgtgcaataaaaaacaaacactaacatTACAGTTTTTCACCTGATATTCTCCCTTGGTCTTATTGTAGTATTTCGGGTCAGTGCAGCTGGACTGGAGATAACTGGAGATAGTGCAGTTGATGTAGTGAGATACATTTGTAAGATGGCTGAAATTGTTCTGGCAGAGCAGCTGTGCTTCACTGCAGATTGGGGTTTAAAATCCCATCAGTAACACGGACCATGAGGACTGGATGGAGCTAACAGGACCCTTAGGGAAACAGGGAAAGATGGAAACAGGGAAAGATGGAGGGAGTTGGGAAGGACTTTGGACATTCATTCAGGCCACTGACACCACCTGCTCACGCAGAACACAGTCGAGCACATTTCACATGACAAAACTGTAGAAAGGTCTCACAATTTCAAAACaatgggtgcttttttttaaatgatatatatttattgGATTTTTCAGTCTAGAAATCCGAATGTGATACTAAAATGAACCAATTTAGCACTTAAATTATTTATAGTCTAAATCATCAACCCCTTTTCATCCTGGATctagttactgtatgtgtttttatagGCAAGTAGTAGTATATGTCTTTGGAAGCAGTGTAGCTGTGCCCTGAAATGTCCTCATCTTCTGGTTCCTGTTACTGAGCCAAACAAGCAGATAagcttgtgtttttctgctgaCATCAAGTGGCCAAAGTTGCTATCTGCACGGCTCCTCTGCCACCAAAACTGCAGCCTTTCACCTGGGAATGATCTCGAACACAACTAACAGAAACATTTAGGATGTtacaaagatgtttttgtattgttttgttcaaGAATTCCTCTGAATTTGGcgcttaatttaaaaaatcaaatgttaCTTCCAgaattaaatgtcagaaaatgtatcTTTCTACTCTAATCGTCCAGATATTTCAATATACTAACACTCATCAGAATTAAAGTGGTTTTAACAATAGAACTGTTAACCCTTTGTAGTTAAATAGCATTCTTAATATGGACAAAGGCATCTGATTGTCAACTGGAGTCGGTCAATCCAGATCCCCTAACATGGGCACTAACATGATTAGACATAAATAGCTCCTGTCTCAATAGACTGTGTAACTAGATACTTACACAGCAACCATGAGAATAGTTCACATGCCGCAGACAAGAGCCACTATAGAATACAAATTACACAGATAAATCAAAATGTAGGCTTGACAGCACAATTTCACACaatgaagtttttttgttttgatattacATCAGTAACATTTCAGGCCTCCACAGACCAGCAAGGTAAACCAGAAATGAGATTGGTGTAAGTGTTGGTGTCTGCTTCTCAACAACAATTATTGAAAGGCCCCAACCTAAAGACAGAACATAACATGTCTGCATCAAGCCAAACACTTTGCACGGATCTCAACTCTGTTCTCAAAGTGAGTATTATGAGAACATTGTAATAAGattgttgttaaaatgaaaaattgacAGAAAACGACTGCTCTCACAAATGTATCTTGTTTATTACATGGTCGCACCTTCCAAACAGACTTTTTGTGTAGTAATATGCAGGATTTCCAGGGGCATGAGAGGGGGTAAGAAGTCCTAAGGGTATCTAAAACATAAAGTAATGTACACAATGTGTACATCAAAACACTTACAGTTTACTAACTGAATCCAGTATATTGCTCTAAAGGTATGATTAGTCTACCAGAGCGTTGTGTAAAACTATGTTGAGCCATGGATATGTTCTGCTTTGTGCACACATCCATTTTCTGCCTCTCAGTAAGAATAGTTGTAAACTGGCTGTGGCACTTTAATGTTAAGATTTAGCCAGAAACAAACACTAAGTTGATATTTTGAGCAGCCAAACTTGTACACTACATGGCCTCTCTATAGAAAATACAAGTAATTTGgatacatttacacaaattcCGCATACATGGGTACCAAAAGTAGTTACAGACTGTATTTACAACAATGCAAGAGATGgtagaaaaatacagaaacattcAGCTACAGTATTCGACTGAATCTTGCAAAGTCGTTCCATTGTTTCTATCAGTGGCATCCAATTGAGCTTCCAGTTTTCCACAGATGACCGTGGAGtcacagagaaatacaaaaataacactCTGGATCTTCTCTTGCTCAGGATTACTCCACTCCTTTCATGAACTCCAAAAACTCTGTAGAAGTAAAGAAGACAGAGTTAGCAAATAGCTTGTGAGCCTTAACCAAGCCTTTATTAAGTTAATGTCTTATTTGGCGTGTATTTTGTTGGAATGGATGATTAATGATAGATCATAGAAACTGAGAGCATTGGCTCCACTTGACCGTTTCACCCTGTCTCTTCTTTGACTTTATTATGTGTAACTCACCATCGTAGTCTATTTTGCCGTCGTTGTTCTTGTCCCCGTCCTTCATCAGCTCCTCAATGTCGTCCTCAGTAATTGCCTCTCCTGTAGATTCTAGCATCATTTTCAGCTCGTCCAGGTCAATGTAACCGTCTGCGTTCCTGCACAGAGGAGTAAAATATGTGAATGCAcgtttgtgtgtgacatgtgATTGATCATATCTTGCATTCAAGTGTTTGGGAACCATCATTATGTCTGTTCTTTGATGCTTGACGAGGTGTCTGGCTTACATGGAGTGGGTGTTTGAAATATTCTGTGCTGTCAAAAAGGATTATGGAGCAGATTACATGCTGTACTCAGCAGAACTACTTGGCATTTTGTCAGTGCACATAATTGCACATTGGGAACGTATTTTGCTGGAAATCCACTATGAAGAATTTGATGACTAGTCTGTGGTGATTTTTAGATGATAGCACTGTCCTATTGAATATTTAGTCCAGTTTGACATTAAGTTTAAAGTATGTGTTTTGTGAATTGCTAACTTGATTCTTTTAATTCAATGGGAATGCCTTGCAACAGGGTTGAAACATCAAACTCACTTGTCAAACATGCGAAACAGCTCTGCCAGTTCTTCCTCGGACTTCCCTTTGCTGTCGTCCTTCATGCACCTTACCATCATGACCAAGAACTCGTCAAAGTCCACAGTCCCACTCCCTGCacatatacaatacaatttttacACCCTTGCAACCAAGACTGGATATACTTTCTTATTTTCTATACAACCAGAACTCCAATGTTCTGCTTAAAGGCCCAATCTATGAACACAGTGTACCAATAGAAATAGAAATCCAAACACAGTATTAAAACCTGCAATGAATTATAAATTGACTGAATGTCTTTTAATACAAAGTCCCAAGAGAGAACCAACGGTTATAAATGTTTATGATTTGCTAACAAACAACTAATGCTTCATCACTTAGTCAAAATCCTTGTAATACTAAATATACCTGTTATTTATATGGCCAAGAAATTACAGATTGGATTATAAGATGTCAATTTATGTGGCCTACTGTAAGTTACACTATTTGACAACATAATCATTGAAGCTTTATCATACAGATCCATGATGTGCATCATCTGATACACATTTCCCTTTAATTCAGCCTTCAGACATATCTTGTGTATGTAAGACCCCTGACTATCATTTGACATTAAGTCCAGAGGGGATTGAACTGCATTTGTCTGAACCACATGATTGTTCAATGATGAACCTGCCAGCTGGGCCGTGGAGAAGAAGAGGTCAACGACAATCAACCACTGGCACAGCGGCGTTTTGATTTACCGTCTTCATCCACCTCATCAATCATCTCCTGCAGCTCCTCTGGTGTGGGGTTCTGGCCTAACATCCTCATCACCTTCCCCAGCTCCTTGGTGCTGATGCAGCCATCCTCTGCATCTTGTACAAAGATGTCAAAGGCAGCCTTGAACTCTGCAAAACCACACAGTGAAACAACTCTATGTCAACAACAACTGTGATGGACCTGGACATGGTGAGCCACACTTTTGAACAACCTTGCAACATGAGgtgtagattttatttatttattcacatttgggaaaaaaaagctttttctttcttgatgCATGCTTAAAGAGATTTATTAAATGTGTACACACTGAAAAACTATGTAATTCACGCACCATTTTTCTGTTCTTCCGTCAGCTGCTCAACCTGCAAGAAGTAAAAagttattataataacaaatgCTTTGGTTACCTGATTGTGATACATGTACCTGTTTGGGAAATTAGTGTCTTCTGTGCATTTGTGAGTTACTCTTACATCATTATGCATCACGTACCAATTCTTACAAAAAGCCATGAGCAGTGTTTCCCTGATGGAAATTGAGTAAGAAATCTCAAGATTTCTTACTCAATTTCAAGAAACCCCCTCTGGACTAACACTGTTATCTCACTATTATTGATGATTTTTCAGTCAACAAAGGTAATTCACTGGGGCCACACACCCCCAGTGTCCTTGACAAAACACAGAACCTATGCATTATATGTGAGACCCTGTAAGAGGAagggtaaaaaataaacagacaggATCAGGAACCAGAGATAAAGGACACAATATACAGTGCTTTAAATTAGCATAGCTGTGGATCTGGCCCAACAATGAAACAGTAATCCTGGAAAAGCTACCACgaatgagagagggagacagcTGCTTATGTAAGAGTTAATGTCTGCCGTCCACTgtaagtcaaacacacacacggagacgtACTcatgtaccccccccccctcccccccgtgATGACATATGAAAAACTCCATCTAAACAAACACATCTAATGTACATTCCCATGTGTTTTTACTGTCTCAGCTGCACTGCTCACTTGGGATGTGAGTGGATGGGACAGCCGGCTGGAAAAGACAGCCACACAGCTTTCAGGCTCACAGATAATGCTGGAATTCAGCCGTGGGGGGGGTTATCTAAACCTGAAGCCCTTCTCTGGCACCAGAGAACCACGGACGCAAAAGCATCTGAGCAACTGGCCCAAATTAGCCATGTGAAGCGGGACTGTTCCATTTCAAGTCATGAATGAAGCAGCACAATGCGGACCAGGGACCCGTCCTGTAAGTGACCTCCTGAGTGGATCCTATCAGCTCTGATAGGGCTGAAGTAGGAGAACATATAGAGACCTATATGGTGTCAAGGCTCTGTTGACGTAAGATGGTGATGAAGGCGATGTGCTGCACAAGCCACATCAACAGCGATTTGTCAAGCATTCAAGTAATGTCAGATGTCAGATGAGAAAACTGACGGGGGACTTTTTCATACAACAAAAGTGCCAGAATAATCCATTCAACAGCCAGAATATTCCATTCAACGGCCACTTAAGGTACATACTTAGATTATAAATCACTGATCATGTTACACAAACTAATAATGAACGTTAGGGATTAGGGTTTGTGATCCAAAACAACATCACTCTCATACCAGATTTAGTTCACACTCTGATTTTTGGTTAGCatccaaaaaactaaaatcactTCATCAGAGGAATCCAACTGCGCACTTTCAGCTGTATGAGTTGTGAGAGGACGTACCGCTGCCTTGTAGATGTCGTTCATTTTGGAGGCTCGTCTGCTGCCTGTCCTGGTGGCGTCCTGGCACAGAGGAAGGAGGTACTGTCCAGCTCAGAGCAGGACACTGGCCCCATACTGGGAGGGTTTTATAGCTGgagcctgtctctgtctggtTCTTCCTCGGGCGGACCAGCCTCCCCTTTGTTTGGGCCTACCCGTGTCCatcaatgtgtgtttgtgtatgtgtgtcatttGGCCAATCCGTCACAATCACTGGGCTCAGATAAAAAATGCAGCAGCTCTTAGGGGACATACTTGGGAATGGAATGAAGTGAGGGGGGCATGGTGAAGCCTAATCTCCAGGGAGGGGGCCATAGAGACACTCAACATTCCTCTAGACCTGGACCAGAGACGAGGAGGGTTCAggaggttttgtgtgtgtgtgtgtgtgtgtgtgtgtgtgtgtgtgtgtgtgtgtgtgtgtgtgtgtgtgtgtgtgtgtgtgtgtgtgtgtctgtatgtgtgtgtagggcgGGGGTGGTAGAGAAGGTAAGAGGCCAGGATGAGATTGACGTAGCCTACATTCAGCAGACCATGAAGGGTGGATAGAAAAGGAGGACAGATCTGTGGAGTCAGAGCAGAGGAAGGTCCATGTCAGGGCATGGTTCAGAGAGTCAGAGAGCTCATCATACAGGTAGGTATGTGCAATATAGACTTTTATTATGGCAGACATTGTGACTTGCAAGAAAAGCAAAAGTACAGGGGTaagtaataacattaatgatggtTCCATTCCATTTAAGGCTCCTCGTAAACCACACTGTTGCTCAACACCAGGGCCCTGTGGATTATCCAGAGTAACTGCAACACTTTGTTTgtgcaaaaatgtaaagtttcaGTGATGTGAGAACCAGAAACTAAGTTCCAGTTCATACCttggttgttttttgggggggaagaCACAAATGTCAGGTCAAACAgggcaaataaaaccaaagatACCACTACAGTcaagttaaaaatatatatcattctttttcatttggatGAACAAAGTTTttacatgaaaacatatccTTGTCTCTATATATTTAAATTCACTTATTTACATAACATGCAAAAGGACACCTTAATCATACACTTTAAATTTAGCCTATGAGTAAGACAGTTCTGGCAATTCCCCCCTTTACATGATTCATGAGGATTTTAATTTAGCTTTCATGTGCAGCACAGATTTAGACAGCAGAGGGTGCTGTTCACTATATATTGCTAAATGAATTTGTTGCGCAAGCCTGCCTCAGGAGATCTAATTTATCAACAGTGGGGTAGGTGAGAAATCTGGGTCAAACAAACCAAATACTTGCAGACACTCTTAAATTGAATTGTACACAGTACAAGACTTTGCAGCGTTTTCTTTCATGTTCTTTTGAAACaagaaatccccccccccacacacacacacacacacacacacagagaacatgCTGTGGCAGGCATTCTAAGTGACGAGCGATCATGCTGGTTCATTATGAGATGCTAATGGGGACTGGCACAGTTTACAAGCATCACACAGCCACTCATAGAGGCAGAGAGAGCGCTCACACTGAACAACATACATGTCCTAATcttacacatatacagacacagatTTCCTGACCGTCACCACATGCAAAGGTTGAGCCTCCATGGAAATAGACAAGCGGTGAGGTAGGGATGGGGATGTGAAGAGGGGTGCATGAGGCAAAATTAGACTTTGTGCTGGTTttcaatgtgtgattttttaaaaatcaaaacacacactacGTACATTGCTATTAGAATTCAGAGCAGATATGACTCATCATCAATGGCATTGGCTCTTTCAGCTGAAACCTAAAGCATACTGATGAGTCTACGTGGTCAGCCAGACAGTTTCATTTGGA
This window encodes:
- the tnnc1a gene encoding troponin C type 1a (slow) is translated as MNDIYKAAVEQLTEEQKNEFKAAFDIFVQDAEDGCISTKELGKVMRMLGQNPTPEELQEMIDEVDEDGSGTVDFDEFLVMMVRCMKDDSKGKSEEELAELFRMFDKNADGYIDLDELKMMLESTGEAITEDDIEELMKDGDKNNDGKIDYDEFLEFMKGVE